A stretch of the Cellulomonas sp. WB94 genome encodes the following:
- the cydD gene encoding thiol reductant ABC exporter subunit CydD, with product MKPLDPRLLRYARSARSYLALTVGLGVVGAGLVVAQALLLAHALASVVHDGADLSDVMGLVAWLAVVVVTRAAVTGVQERYAHRAATRAIGELREQVVARAAALGPRWLAEGAGPGVVTLATRGIDALEPYFVRYLPQLVLAATLTPATLAVVLGLDWVSAAIIAGTLPLIPVFMVLVGQLTQGRSERGLRVMQRLGSQVLDLLAGLATLRALGRERGPAARVRELGDAHRVATMGTLRIAFLSGMVLELLTTLSVALVAVGIGLRLVGGDIDLVTGLAVLVLAPEVYLPLRQVGAHFHASTDGVAAATQVFAVLDTPVPAAGAVPAPDLRTTTVLMRGVGVRAPGRSVHAPAALDLTVTPGRVVALTGPSGAGKTTAVAVLLGLLRPDAGSVTLVDDHGCETDLADIDLASFWRQVAWLPQRPVLEPGTLADVVTAGAGAVRASDRDAAAALTGLDLVVAGLADGWSTPLGRGGTGLSVGQRQRVALTRAVLAPAPLVVLDEPTAHLDAAGERVVLETVRALRDAGRTVVLVAHRASLVALADDVIEVHPEPVVAEVRA from the coding sequence GTGAAGCCGCTCGACCCGAGACTCCTGCGCTATGCACGATCGGCCCGCTCGTACCTCGCACTGACCGTCGGTCTCGGCGTCGTCGGGGCCGGCCTCGTCGTCGCGCAGGCCCTCCTGCTCGCGCACGCGCTCGCGTCGGTCGTGCACGACGGCGCCGACCTGTCGGACGTCATGGGCCTCGTCGCGTGGCTCGCCGTCGTCGTGGTGACCCGGGCCGCCGTGACCGGCGTGCAGGAGCGGTACGCGCACCGGGCGGCGACCCGCGCGATCGGCGAGCTCCGCGAGCAGGTCGTGGCGCGAGCCGCTGCGCTGGGCCCCCGCTGGCTCGCCGAGGGCGCCGGGCCCGGTGTCGTCACTCTCGCGACCCGTGGGATCGACGCTCTCGAGCCGTACTTCGTGCGGTACCTGCCGCAGCTGGTCCTCGCCGCGACCCTGACCCCGGCCACGCTCGCGGTCGTGCTCGGGCTCGACTGGGTGTCCGCCGCGATCATCGCCGGGACGCTCCCGCTCATCCCCGTGTTCATGGTTCTCGTCGGGCAGCTCACCCAGGGACGCTCGGAGCGTGGCCTGCGGGTGATGCAGCGCCTCGGCTCGCAGGTCCTCGACCTGCTCGCGGGGCTCGCGACCCTGCGGGCCCTCGGGCGCGAACGCGGCCCTGCGGCGCGCGTGCGCGAGCTCGGCGACGCGCACCGTGTCGCGACGATGGGGACGCTGCGCATCGCCTTCCTCTCCGGGATGGTGCTCGAGCTGCTCACCACGCTCTCGGTCGCGCTCGTCGCGGTCGGCATCGGGCTGCGCCTCGTCGGTGGCGACATCGACCTGGTCACCGGGCTCGCGGTGCTGGTCCTGGCGCCCGAGGTGTACCTCCCGCTGCGTCAGGTGGGCGCCCACTTCCATGCCTCGACCGACGGCGTGGCCGCTGCGACGCAGGTCTTCGCGGTCCTCGACACGCCCGTCCCGGCGGCAGGGGCCGTCCCGGCGCCCGACCTTCGCACCACGACCGTCTTGATGCGGGGCGTCGGCGTCCGGGCGCCCGGACGCTCGGTGCACGCCCCCGCTGCGCTCGACCTCACGGTCACCCCGGGCCGCGTCGTCGCGCTCACCGGACCCAGCGGCGCCGGGAAGACGACCGCCGTCGCCGTGCTGCTCGGTCTGCTGCGACCCGACGCAGGCTCGGTCACGCTGGTCGACGACCACGGCTGTGAGACGGATCTCGCCGACATCGACCTCGCCTCCTTCTGGCGCCAGGTCGCGTGGCTGCCTCAGCGCCCGGTGCTCGAACCGGGCACGCTCGCCGACGTCGTGACCGCAGGTGCCGGCGCGGTCAGGGCGTCCGACCGCGACGCCGCGGCCGCGCTGACGGGCCTCGACCTGGTCGTCGCGGGCCTCGCCGACGGATGGTCGACGCCCCTGGGTCGCGGCGGCACGGGTCTGAGTGTCGGGCAGCGCCAACGGGTCGCGCTCACCCGGGCCGTCCTCGCCCCCGCGCCGCTCGTCGTCCTCGACGAGCCGACGGCGCACCTCGACGCAGCCGGCGAACGCGTCGTCCTCGAGACGGTGCGCGCGCTGCGTGACGCGGGGCGCACGGTGGTGCTCGTCGCGCACCGCGCGTCGCTCGTCGCGCTCGCCGACGACGTCATCGAGGTCCACCCCGAGCCCGTCGTCGCCGAGGTCCGGGCATGA
- the cydB gene encoding cytochrome d ubiquinol oxidase subunit II has product MELSTVWFLLIAVLWTGYLVLEGFDFGVGMLLPVLGRRDKDRRVMINTIGPVWDGNEVWLLTAGGATFAAFPEWYATMFSGFYLALLLILLALIVRVVAFEWRGKINDDAWRSRSDWALIIGSWVPAVLWGVAFANLVRGVELDASHQYVGGFFALLNPFALLGGAMTALVFLTHGAIFLALKSGGDVRDRAGALAARLAPVTLVVAAAWAIWAQVAYSVTWTWAAVVVAAASLVATVLTTRSRREGWAFVASAVTILAAVVLIFGSLYPDVMPAFDTANSLTVTNASSSHYTLTVMTWVAAVLVPFVLLYQGWTYWVFRKRVFATHIPDHVGLTFERPAVPVGAPTTPAGGPAGSDGGPRA; this is encoded by the coding sequence ATGGAGCTCTCGACCGTCTGGTTCCTGCTCATCGCGGTCCTGTGGACCGGCTACCTCGTCCTCGAGGGGTTCGACTTCGGAGTCGGCATGCTGCTGCCCGTGCTCGGCCGACGCGACAAGGACCGTCGCGTCATGATCAACACGATCGGCCCGGTGTGGGACGGCAACGAGGTGTGGCTGCTCACGGCGGGCGGCGCGACCTTCGCGGCGTTCCCCGAGTGGTACGCCACGATGTTCTCGGGCTTCTACCTCGCCCTGCTGCTCATCCTGCTCGCGCTGATCGTGCGCGTCGTCGCCTTCGAGTGGCGCGGCAAGATCAACGACGACGCGTGGCGCAGCCGTTCGGACTGGGCGCTCATCATCGGGTCGTGGGTGCCCGCCGTCCTGTGGGGCGTCGCGTTCGCGAACCTCGTGCGAGGTGTCGAGCTCGACGCGAGCCACCAGTACGTCGGTGGCTTCTTCGCGCTGCTGAACCCGTTCGCGCTGCTCGGCGGCGCCATGACGGCGCTCGTCTTCCTCACGCACGGCGCGATCTTCCTCGCACTGAAGTCCGGCGGGGACGTGCGGGACCGCGCGGGCGCGCTCGCTGCACGGCTCGCGCCGGTGACCCTCGTGGTCGCGGCGGCGTGGGCGATCTGGGCCCAGGTCGCGTACTCGGTGACCTGGACGTGGGCCGCGGTCGTCGTCGCAGCCGCCTCGCTCGTCGCCACGGTGCTGACGACCCGGTCCAGGCGCGAGGGCTGGGCGTTCGTCGCGTCGGCCGTCACGATCCTGGCCGCCGTCGTGCTCATCTTCGGCTCGCTGTATCCCGACGTCATGCCGGCGTTCGACACGGCGAACTCCCTGACCGTGACGAACGCGTCGTCGAGCCACTACACGTTGACGGTCATGACGTGGGTCGCAGCCGTCCTCGTCCCGTTCGTGCTGCTGTACCAGGGCTGGACGTACTGGGTCTTCCGCAAGCGCGTGTTCGCGACGCACATCCCCGACCACGTCGGGCTCACGTTCGAGCGTCCGGCTGTCCCGGTCGGCGCCCCGACGACTCCCGCGGGTGGGCCTGCGGGTTCTGACGGCGGCCCGCGGGCGTGA
- a CDS encoding cytochrome ubiquinol oxidase subunit I, translated as MEALDLARWQFGVTTVYHFIFVPLTIGLAPLVALMQTFWVRTKNERWLRLTKFFGKLMLINFAIGVATGIVQEFQFGMNWSEYSRFVGDVFGAPLAMEALAAFFVESTFLGLWIFGWDKLPKKIHLACIWAVAIATNLSAFFILAANSWMQHPVGTVFNAQTGRAEMVDIGKILSNPTLMAALPHTLTAAFVTAGTFVAAIAGWWMVRLVRSGDVATARDVYRPAVILGVVVMLVAGAGVALTGDQQAKLMFDQQPMKMAAAEGLCESVDGASFSILAIGDLNNDCAGVKHLISVPGLTSFLATNDFSAPIKGVDELQALAAAKYGDGVNYVPNLPITYWSFRLMIGMGAGAAALALAGLWLTRKGRVTGSVWFSRLGLVALPMIFLASSFGWIFTEMGRQPWVVVPNPNPSGVDGVWLLTARGVSTVVSPTMVIISMVAFTLLYGVLAVVWFKLMHRYAIEGVAATEHDPSPDNPANHRDPDDPAAADAPLSFAY; from the coding sequence ATGGAAGCCCTCGATCTCGCCCGCTGGCAGTTCGGTGTCACCACCGTCTACCACTTCATCTTCGTGCCGCTGACGATCGGGCTCGCGCCCCTCGTCGCGCTCATGCAGACCTTCTGGGTCCGCACGAAGAACGAGCGCTGGCTACGCCTCACCAAGTTCTTCGGCAAGCTCATGCTCATCAACTTCGCCATCGGCGTCGCGACCGGCATCGTGCAGGAGTTCCAGTTCGGCATGAACTGGAGCGAGTACTCGCGGTTCGTGGGCGACGTCTTCGGCGCACCGCTCGCCATGGAGGCGCTCGCCGCCTTCTTCGTGGAGTCGACGTTCCTCGGGCTGTGGATCTTCGGGTGGGACAAGCTCCCCAAGAAGATCCACCTCGCGTGCATCTGGGCGGTCGCGATCGCGACCAACCTGTCGGCCTTCTTCATCCTCGCCGCGAACTCCTGGATGCAGCACCCGGTCGGCACCGTCTTCAACGCTCAGACCGGCCGCGCCGAGATGGTCGACATCGGCAAGATCCTGAGCAACCCGACCCTCATGGCGGCGCTTCCGCACACGCTCACCGCCGCGTTCGTGACCGCGGGCACCTTCGTCGCCGCCATCGCCGGCTGGTGGATGGTCCGGCTCGTGCGCAGCGGTGACGTCGCGACGGCACGAGACGTGTACCGGCCCGCCGTCATCCTCGGCGTCGTCGTCATGCTCGTCGCCGGCGCCGGCGTCGCGCTCACGGGCGACCAGCAGGCCAAGCTCATGTTCGACCAGCAGCCCATGAAGATGGCCGCCGCCGAGGGGTTGTGCGAGAGCGTCGACGGCGCCTCGTTCTCGATCCTCGCGATCGGCGACCTCAACAACGACTGCGCGGGCGTCAAGCACCTCATCTCCGTGCCCGGACTGACGTCCTTCCTGGCGACGAACGACTTCTCCGCCCCGATCAAGGGCGTCGACGAGCTCCAGGCGCTCGCCGCGGCGAAGTACGGCGACGGCGTCAACTACGTCCCCAACCTGCCGATCACCTACTGGTCGTTCCGGCTCATGATCGGCATGGGCGCCGGGGCCGCGGCGCTCGCTCTCGCCGGGCTGTGGCTCACGCGCAAGGGCCGGGTCACCGGCAGCGTCTGGTTCTCCCGGCTCGGGCTCGTCGCGCTCCCGATGATCTTCCTCGCCTCGTCGTTCGGCTGGATCTTCACCGAGATGGGCCGCCAGCCCTGGGTCGTCGTGCCGAACCCCAACCCGTCGGGCGTCGACGGCGTGTGGCTCCTCACGGCGCGCGGCGTGTCGACCGTCGTCAGCCCGACGATGGTCATCATCTCGATGGTGGCCTTCACGCTGCTCTACGGGGTCCTCGCGGTCGTGTGGTTCAAGCTCATGCACCGCTACGCGATCGAGGGCGTCGCCGCGACCGAGCACGACCCCAGCCCCGACAACCCCGCCAACCACCGCGATCCCGACGACCCCGCCGCCGCTGACGCGCCGCTGTCGTTCGCCTACTGA
- a CDS encoding Rne/Rng family ribonuclease: MTFENSNDNAVENSAESAGAAAVAPSKPVRRRATRRTAAPGDVVAAPAAEAPSVPEPAPVVAPEPVVAPPVEPAPAATAESAAPPARRSRRVTRTVVTPGEAVEPASAPVAEAPVPETPVAQVAADEVPVTAPRKRAPRRSRSQAAPVVEPVVEAAADEEELDESAPDAAPAPSRAPALDVFAALAATPPAEAAPTATTRSTKPRLATTALLFQAPEPDVRPRRRRAVSPAGTPAAISEAAAALHDQELAASVAATEAVVADEAVQSEAPARRRSRRGGRGQAPVEELEVVAPVEPAADEELDEDQAPDEAAGEQDDEQTSPRRRRRRGGRGRRSRPAGEVDESDDGDEDEESPAGEADEDASDAESDENEAVTEGDSDGGSSRRRRRRRRGGRSGDGAEEVVTTTRTRAARVPSDEPTALRGSTRLEAKRQRRREGRDNGRRRQIITESEFLARRESVDRTMIVREANGRTQIAVLEDGVLVEHFVSRQAQASMAGNVYLGRVQNVLPSMEAAFVDVGKGRNAVLYAGEVNWDAAGLEGQPRRIEQALKSGDAVLVQVTKDPIGHKGARLTSQVTLAGRYLVYVPGGGMTGISRKLPDTERNRLKKLLRELVPDSAGVIVRTAAEGASEEELRADIARLQAQWEAIEKKSKSASAPALLQGEPDLAIRVVRDIFNDDFGSLVVQGDEAWDTISGYIGDLAPDLASKVTRWSGRGDVFAEHRIDEQLAKGMDRKVWLPSGGSLVIDRTEAMTVVDVNTGKFTGSGGTLEETVTRNNLEAAEEIVRQLRLRDIGGIIVIDFIDMVLEQNRDLVLRRLVECLGRDRTKHQVAEVTSLGLVQMTRKRVGQGLVEAFSETCEHCNGRGFIVHAEPIEKDNRLDAGTAQPVDSEGDGEPKRARRKRVVKESSTPTIAVPVLPEARAAVKATLATIAAAAAHAHEHGHEQAPERAEEADLTVAAPEPVQAAPVDDETASSAAPSEPAATSFDAAVALPAEAGDATLELVQVDPGVFELDGDEDETSD, translated from the coding sequence GTGACCTTCGAGAACAGCAACGACAACGCAGTCGAGAACAGCGCTGAGAGCGCCGGCGCAGCGGCTGTCGCACCGAGCAAGCCCGTCCGGCGCCGCGCCACGCGCCGCACCGCCGCCCCCGGGGATGTCGTCGCGGCGCCTGCCGCCGAAGCACCAAGCGTGCCGGAGCCCGCTCCCGTCGTCGCACCCGAACCTGTCGTGGCCCCGCCGGTCGAGCCGGCACCCGCCGCAACGGCCGAGTCTGCCGCGCCCCCGGCGCGTCGGTCGCGGCGCGTCACGCGCACCGTCGTGACCCCGGGCGAGGCCGTCGAACCGGCGTCGGCCCCGGTCGCCGAGGCCCCTGTCCCCGAGACACCCGTCGCCCAGGTCGCTGCCGACGAGGTTCCCGTCACTGCCCCGCGCAAGCGCGCCCCGCGCCGCAGCCGGTCGCAGGCTGCGCCCGTCGTCGAGCCTGTCGTCGAGGCGGCAGCCGACGAGGAGGAGCTCGACGAGTCGGCTCCCGACGCCGCCCCCGCCCCGTCGCGTGCGCCGGCGCTCGACGTGTTCGCGGCGCTTGCTGCGACGCCGCCTGCCGAGGCAGCCCCCACCGCCACGACGCGGTCGACCAAGCCCCGTCTCGCCACCACGGCTCTGCTGTTCCAGGCCCCGGAGCCGGATGTGCGCCCGCGCCGGCGGCGCGCCGTGTCGCCGGCCGGTACGCCTGCCGCGATCTCCGAGGCCGCCGCGGCCCTGCACGACCAGGAGCTCGCAGCGTCGGTCGCCGCCACCGAGGCGGTCGTCGCCGACGAGGCCGTGCAGTCCGAGGCCCCCGCGCGTCGCCGCTCGCGTCGCGGAGGACGAGGACAGGCCCCGGTCGAGGAGCTCGAGGTCGTGGCGCCTGTCGAGCCTGCGGCCGACGAGGAGCTCGACGAGGACCAGGCGCCCGACGAGGCAGCAGGCGAGCAGGACGACGAGCAGACGTCGCCGCGCCGCCGCCGTCGTCGCGGCGGTCGTGGCCGTCGCAGCCGCCCCGCGGGCGAGGTCGACGAGTCCGACGACGGTGACGAGGACGAGGAGTCCCCGGCCGGCGAGGCCGACGAGGACGCGTCCGATGCCGAGTCCGACGAGAACGAGGCCGTGACCGAGGGTGACAGTGACGGCGGATCCAGCCGTCGTCGTCGGCGTCGTCGTAGGGGCGGTCGCAGCGGGGACGGTGCCGAGGAGGTCGTGACCACCACGCGGACCCGTGCTGCGCGCGTCCCGAGCGACGAGCCCACCGCGCTGCGCGGCTCGACGCGGCTCGAGGCCAAGCGTCAGCGCCGCCGCGAGGGGCGCGACAACGGTCGACGCCGTCAGATCATCACGGAGTCGGAGTTCCTGGCCCGTCGCGAGTCGGTCGACCGCACGATGATCGTCCGCGAGGCCAACGGGCGGACGCAGATCGCGGTCCTCGAGGACGGCGTTCTCGTCGAGCACTTCGTCTCGCGGCAGGCGCAGGCGTCGATGGCCGGGAACGTCTACCTGGGTCGGGTGCAGAACGTGCTCCCGAGCATGGAGGCCGCGTTCGTCGACGTCGGCAAGGGTCGTAACGCCGTGCTGTACGCCGGTGAGGTCAACTGGGACGCGGCGGGCCTCGAGGGTCAGCCGCGCCGCATCGAGCAGGCACTGAAGTCCGGTGACGCGGTGCTCGTGCAGGTCACCAAGGACCCCATCGGTCACAAGGGCGCCCGCCTGACGTCTCAGGTGACGCTCGCGGGCCGCTACCTCGTGTACGTCCCGGGCGGCGGCATGACCGGCATCAGCCGCAAGCTCCCCGACACCGAGCGCAACCGCCTCAAGAAGCTGCTGCGCGAGCTCGTCCCGGACTCCGCCGGCGTGATCGTGCGCACCGCGGCCGAGGGTGCCAGCGAGGAGGAGCTGCGCGCGGACATCGCGCGGCTCCAGGCGCAGTGGGAGGCCATCGAGAAGAAGTCGAAGTCGGCGTCGGCGCCCGCGCTGCTGCAGGGCGAGCCGGACCTGGCCATCCGTGTCGTGCGTGACATCTTCAACGACGACTTCGGCTCGCTCGTGGTCCAGGGCGACGAGGCGTGGGACACGATCTCCGGCTACATCGGCGACCTCGCCCCCGACCTGGCCTCGAAGGTCACACGGTGGTCGGGTCGCGGTGACGTGTTCGCCGAGCACCGGATCGACGAGCAGCTCGCCAAGGGCATGGACCGCAAGGTCTGGCTGCCGTCGGGCGGCTCGCTCGTCATCGACCGCACCGAGGCGATGACGGTCGTCGACGTCAACACCGGCAAGTTCACGGGGTCGGGCGGGACGCTCGAGGAGACCGTCACGCGCAACAACCTCGAGGCCGCGGAGGAGATCGTCCGTCAGCTCCGGCTGCGCGACATCGGCGGGATCATCGTCATCGACTTCATCGACATGGTGCTCGAGCAGAACCGCGACCTCGTGCTCCGCCGCCTGGTGGAGTGCCTGGGCCGTGACCGCACGAAGCACCAGGTCGCGGAGGTCACGTCGCTCGGCCTCGTGCAGATGACCCGCAAGCGGGTCGGCCAGGGGCTGGTCGAGGCGTTCAGCGAGACGTGCGAGCACTGCAACGGGCGCGGCTTCATCGTGCACGCCGAGCCGATCGAGAAGGACAACCGCCTCGACGCGGGTACTGCCCAGCCCGTCGACTCCGAGGGCGACGGGGAGCCGAAGCGCGCGCGCCGCAAGCGCGTCGTCAAGGAGTCCTCGACGCCGACGATCGCCGTACCGGTGCTTCCCGAGGCGCGTGCGGCCGTCAAGGCGACGCTCGCCACGATCGCGGCAGCGGCGGCTCATGCGCACGAGCACGGGCACGAGCAGGCCCCGGAGCGCGCCGAGGAGGCCGACCTCACGGTCGCGGCTCCCGAGCCGGTGCAGGCGGCCCCCGTGGACGACGAGACTGCCTCCAGCGCCGCGCCGAGCGAGCCCGCAGCGACGTCGTTCGATGCCGCCGTGGCCCTGCCGGCCGAGGCGGGCGACGCGACGCTCGAGCTCGTGCAGGTCGACCCGGGCGTGTTCGAGCTCGACGGGGACGAGGACGAGACGTCCGACTGA
- the rplU gene encoding 50S ribosomal protein L21 — protein MVYAIVKAGGRQEKVAVGDVVVVDRLAATPGSTVELTALLLVDGEKVTADASALAKIKVTAEVVRDEKGPKIDILKFKNKTGYRVRQGHRSRLTRLKVTGIN, from the coding sequence GTGGTGTACGCGATCGTGAAGGCTGGCGGCCGCCAGGAGAAGGTCGCCGTCGGCGACGTCGTCGTCGTCGACCGTCTCGCCGCGACGCCCGGGTCGACGGTCGAGCTCACCGCTCTGCTCCTCGTCGATGGCGAGAAGGTGACCGCCGACGCGAGCGCGCTCGCGAAGATCAAGGTCACGGCGGAGGTCGTCCGGGACGAGAAGGGCCCGAAGATCGACATCCTCAAGTTCAAGAACAAGACCGGCTACCGGGTGCGCCAGGGTCACCGTTCGCGGCTGACCCGCCTGAAGGTCACCGGCATCAACTGA
- the rpmA gene encoding 50S ribosomal protein L27: MAHKKGASSSRNGRDSNAQRLGVKRFGGQVVKAGEIIVRQRGTHFHPGINVGRGGDDTLFALAPGAVTFGTRRGRKVIDIVVAA, translated from the coding sequence ATGGCACACAAGAAGGGCGCGAGCTCCTCGCGCAACGGTCGCGACTCCAACGCGCAGCGCCTGGGCGTCAAGCGCTTCGGTGGCCAGGTCGTGAAGGCCGGCGAGATCATCGTCCGCCAGCGCGGCACGCACTTCCACCCCGGCATCAACGTCGGCCGCGGGGGCGACGACACACTGTTCGCCCTGGCTCCCGGCGCCGTCACGTTCGGCACCCGTCGCGGCCGCAAGGTCATCGACATCGTCGTGGCGGCCTGA
- the obgE gene encoding GTPase ObgE, which translates to MASFVDRVVLSATGGDGGHGCASIRREKFKPLAGPDGGTGGNGGSVILVVDPQVTTLLEFHHSPHKHAGSGSQGMGDYRQGATGEDLILGVPDGTVVKSKDGEVLADLMGVGARYVVAHGGHGGLGNWAIASPRRKAPGFALLGEPGTSQDVVLELKTIADVALIGYPSAGKSSLIAAISAARPKIADYPFTTLVPNLGVVQAGSSRYTVADVPGLIPGASQGKGLGLEFLRHVERCAVLVHVLDCATLEPDRDPLSDFDVIESELAAYAGDVGIEGGRVPLIERPRLVVLNKVDVPEARDLAALVRSDLEERGLTVFEVSAATHEGLRPLTFALAELVERTRREAPAPEQARIVLRPKAVDDAGFTVTLRTDGPHDYFQVLGVKPERWVRQTDFTNDEAVGYLADRLARLGVEEQLFAAGAVAGAEVVIGDGPGAVVFDWEPTMLVGSEMLAGPRGSDMRIEARSRPTRGEKRSEYKERMDAKTEARAELWTEHEAGLWTDEDPS; encoded by the coding sequence ATGGCATCTTTCGTCGACAGGGTCGTGCTCAGCGCGACCGGCGGTGACGGTGGTCACGGGTGCGCCTCGATCCGCCGCGAGAAGTTCAAGCCGCTCGCGGGGCCCGACGGCGGGACCGGTGGGAACGGCGGGAGCGTCATCCTCGTCGTGGACCCCCAGGTGACCACGCTGCTCGAGTTCCACCACTCGCCGCACAAGCATGCAGGCTCGGGCTCGCAGGGCATGGGCGACTACCGGCAGGGCGCGACGGGTGAGGACCTGATCCTCGGCGTGCCCGACGGGACCGTCGTGAAGTCCAAGGACGGCGAGGTCCTGGCTGACCTCATGGGCGTCGGTGCCCGCTACGTCGTCGCGCACGGCGGCCACGGCGGCCTCGGGAACTGGGCGATCGCGTCGCCGCGCCGCAAGGCCCCGGGCTTCGCGCTGCTGGGGGAGCCGGGGACGTCGCAGGACGTCGTCCTCGAGCTCAAGACGATCGCCGACGTCGCGCTCATCGGGTACCCGAGCGCCGGCAAGTCGAGTCTCATCGCCGCCATCTCGGCAGCCCGGCCGAAGATCGCCGACTACCCGTTCACGACCCTCGTCCCGAACCTCGGCGTCGTCCAGGCGGGCTCGTCGCGCTACACGGTCGCGGACGTCCCCGGCCTGATCCCCGGGGCGAGCCAGGGCAAGGGTCTGGGCCTGGAGTTCCTGCGGCACGTCGAGCGCTGCGCGGTCCTCGTGCACGTGCTGGACTGCGCGACCCTCGAGCCTGACCGTGACCCGCTGAGCGACTTCGACGTCATCGAGTCCGAGCTCGCGGCGTACGCGGGCGACGTCGGCATCGAGGGCGGTCGGGTCCCGCTGATCGAGCGGCCGAGGCTCGTCGTGCTCAACAAGGTGGACGTGCCGGAGGCCCGCGACCTGGCGGCCCTCGTCCGGTCCGACCTCGAGGAGCGCGGCCTGACCGTGTTCGAGGTCTCCGCGGCGACCCACGAGGGGCTGCGCCCGCTGACGTTCGCGCTCGCCGAGCTGGTCGAGCGCACGCGCCGCGAGGCGCCGGCCCCGGAGCAGGCGCGGATCGTCCTGCGCCCCAAGGCGGTCGACGACGCGGGCTTCACAGTCACGCTGCGCACCGACGGCCCGCACGACTACTTCCAGGTGCTCGGGGTGAAACCGGAGCGCTGGGTGCGCCAGACGGACTTCACGAACGACGAGGCCGTCGGGTACCTCGCCGACCGGCTCGCGCGGCTCGGCGTCGAGGAGCAGCTGTTCGCGGCCGGCGCGGTCGCGGGCGCGGAGGTCGTCATCGGCGACGGTCCGGGTGCTGTCGTCTTCGACTGGGAGCCGACGATGCTCGTCGGCTCGGAGATGCTCGCGGGTCCCCGCGGCTCGGACATGCGGATCGAGGCGCGGTCGCGGCCGACCCGCGGCGAGAAGCGCTCCGAGTACAAGGAGCGCATGGATGCCAAGACCGAGGCGCGTGCCGAGCTGTGGACCGAGCACGAGGCCGGGCTGTGGACGGACGAGGACCCCTCCTGA
- the proB gene encoding glutamate 5-kinase, with protein sequence MDPVSAPALTDRRRLPSAARIVIKVGSSSLTDGHGRLDPDRLRALVDVLAARRAAGGQVVLVSSGAIAAGLGPLGLSARPRDLATQQATASVGQGILVAHYTKAFWDHGIRVGQVLLTAEDTVRRGHYRNAQRALGRLLDLGVVPIVNENDTVATEEIRFGDNDRLAALVSHLVHADALVLLTDVDGLYTGPPSRAGSTRIATVTGPQDLEGVDISARGSAVGTGGMVTKLESVAIAAGSGIPVVLTSAAQAAQALAGDDVGTWFAATGRRASTRLLWLAHAARTRGRLVLDDGAVRAVVERRMSLLPAGITGVDGDFEAGDPVDLVTADGTVVARGLVGFSSAEVPDLLGHTTSELRAELGPGYDRVVVHRDDLVLVRRRPRAATRQRQDAGLS encoded by the coding sequence ATGGACCCCGTGAGCGCCCCCGCCCTGACCGACCGCCGCCGCCTGCCTTCCGCCGCTCGGATCGTCATCAAGGTCGGGTCGTCGTCCTTGACGGACGGGCACGGCCGGCTCGACCCTGACCGGCTGCGTGCCCTCGTGGACGTCCTGGCCGCGCGGCGCGCCGCCGGTGGGCAGGTCGTCCTCGTGTCCTCGGGTGCGATCGCCGCCGGCCTCGGACCGCTCGGGCTGAGCGCGCGCCCGCGCGACCTCGCCACGCAGCAGGCCACCGCATCGGTCGGCCAGGGCATCCTCGTCGCGCACTACACCAAGGCGTTCTGGGACCACGGGATCCGGGTCGGGCAGGTGCTGCTCACGGCGGAGGACACCGTGCGGCGCGGTCACTACCGCAACGCGCAACGCGCGCTCGGCCGCCTGCTCGACCTGGGTGTCGTGCCGATCGTCAACGAGAACGACACCGTCGCGACCGAGGAGATCCGGTTCGGTGACAACGACCGGCTCGCGGCGCTCGTCTCGCACCTCGTGCACGCCGACGCGCTCGTGCTCCTGACCGACGTCGACGGGCTGTACACCGGTCCGCCGTCCCGCGCGGGGTCGACACGCATCGCCACGGTCACCGGTCCCCAGGACCTCGAGGGCGTCGACATCTCGGCGCGCGGCAGCGCGGTCGGGACCGGCGGCATGGTGACCAAGCTCGAGTCCGTGGCGATCGCCGCGGGTTCCGGCATCCCCGTCGTCCTGACCTCGGCCGCGCAGGCCGCGCAGGCGCTCGCGGGGGACGACGTCGGTACCTGGTTCGCGGCGACCGGCAGGCGCGCCTCGACGCGGCTGCTGTGGCTCGCGCACGCGGCGCGCACGCGGGGACGGCTCGTGCTCGACGACGGTGCGGTCCGCGCGGTCGTCGAGCGCCGCATGTCGCTCCTCCCCGCGGGCATCACCGGGGTCGACGGCGACTTCGAGGCGGGCGACCCGGTCGACCTGGTGACCGCCGACGGCACCGTCGTGGCCCGCGGCCTGGTCGGGTTCTCGTCGGCCGAGGTCCCCGACCTGCTCGGCCACACCACGTCCGAGCTGCGCGCCGAGCTGGGGCCGGGCTACGACCGGGTCGTGGTGCACCGTGACGACCTCGTGCTCGTGCGGCGTCGGCCTCGCGCTGCCACGCGTCAGCGCCAGGACGCCGGACTATCCTGA